The sequence below is a genomic window from Deltaproteobacteria bacterium GWC2_55_46.
CATAAACCCGTGCGATTACAAGAATAACGAGTCGTATTCGATGGCCTGCAAGGCGGACTCGGTGCTTGCCTCGGCGCGCGTCTTCCCGGACCTTGAAAGCTTTCTTGGCGAGCCGCGCGTGGTCGTCGGCACGACAAGGAGGATCGGCAGGCACAGGTACCCGGTCCTCACGCTCGATGAGGCGGTGCCGGCCATATTAAAGCTCGCCGCCTCTAACAGTGTCGCCTTGCTCTTCGGCAGGGAGGACAGGGGGCTTCTGAATGAGGAGATACCTCTGTGCGATATGCTCCTTGAGATACCCACATCAGACGAGTACCCGTCGATAAACCTTTCGCACGCGGTCTTCACGGTCTGCCATCATCTTTATACGGCCCAGATGCCAAAGGCCCCGACCATAAAGGCGGCTCCGCGTGAGGAGCTTGAGAAGATGTACGTCCACATGGAGAGGATGCTCCGGGGCCTTGGGTATGGGGATCAGGGAGGGGAGTACCTTTTTGAGGCCATAATGCGGAGCTTCAGGCGGCTTTTCGGGAGGACCGGCCTTATGGAGAAGGAGGTGAAGATGCTCCGGGGCATCTTCACCCAGGTAGAGGCCAGGGTAAGCCCCCGGAGCAGGACGAGGAGGGGGCATGCTGAAGCTGAATAAGAAGATGATGGAGAGCGCGGTCTCGGCGCTCAAGGAGCACAAGGCCTCCGCTCTCCTTCTCTTTGTCGACGCAATCGAGGAGAAGACATTCTGGAAGGGGTCGAAGGAGAAGAAGAAGTTCATACTCATAACCCAGAGCGAAGAGGTCGCGGCCGCCCTTGAGCCGATGAAGAGGGAGGTAAAGGCGCTCTTGAGGCTCCCGATGGTGAAACTCACGAGGATCGGGCAGGTGAAGCTTTCCCTCATCATGGCCGTCACCGAGGGGATGATAAAAAGCTCTGACAAGGTCGTCTGCCTCTCCGGGCTTCAGGCGCACGGCCTCCTCGATACCCTTATGATAATAGACTTGAAGAAAGAGGCCGAGGTCTTCACCGCCATGGGCATTTCGATGGACCTTCTCAAGAAGGTCAAGCCGGAGGTGCTGGAGACGGTACTTAACATCGCGTTAGAGCTATCCGGCGAGGGCAGGGAGGGCAAGGCCATAGGCGCGACCTTCGTCATCGGGGATAACGAAAAGGTGATGAAGCTTTCAAGGCCGCTCATAATGAACCCGTTCAAGGGCTACCCCGAGGAGGCGAGGAACATACTCGACGAGGACGTCCATGAGACCATAAAGGAGTTCGCGCTCCTTGACGGCGCGTTCGTCATAAGGGAGGACGGTGTTGTCATGTCCGCCGGGGTGCATCTTGACGCTGCCCTCGAAGAAGAGGGGCACATGCCGGGGTTGGGGTGCAGGCACATGGCCGCCGCGGGCATAACCGACGTGACAGAGGCCGCCGCCATAACGATCTCCGGCTCCACCGGCATCGTCAGGATATTCAGGAAGGGGAAGGTCCTGCTTGAGCTTGAAAGGCCGAAGGCAAGGGCAGGGGGTCCGCCCTTGAAGCCTTGATTATGCCTTGACAAGGGGTATCTAAAATGTAATCATTCTCAAAATTGTTTTTAGACGTATCCGGGTAACCCCGAGAGGGGTTAAAAAGGGAATCCCGTGAGCCGCCGTTGGCGGCAAATCGGGAACGGACCCGCCACTGTGAGCGGAGACGAAACCCGCGAAAAGCCACTGGTCTTTGCAGGCCGGGAAGGCGCGGGGAGTAGGCGATTTATCCGCAAGTCAGGAGACCTGCCTGGGTATGCCTCACGGGTTCTTCGATGGTAAAGAAGGTGAGGGGCGCGCTATTTTTTTTTAATGCACCCTATGCTACCCTCCTTCTTTTGAAGAGAGGGTTTTTTTATTTGTCAGTTCTTGCGCAAAGTACTTGCCGGATTGTGATACGGTATTAGCGGTTTATGGTGCGAACAGGCGGGTCCATTCAGGATATCGATCCGTGGCTGAAAATAGTTTTCAGCATCTTGTTAAAAAGGAGCCGGTCATGTCTGGCATGAGAAATACCAAGGCTATAATGCTCATGGGCCATGGGAGCAAGGCCCCGGGGGCAAACGAGACGCTCAGAGAGGTAGCCAGGGCCGTCCAGGAGAAAGGCGGGTTCGGCCTTGTCCAGCACGCGTTCCTTCAGATGGTCGAGCCCGATTTTCAGGAGGCCATGGATATCATCGTATCCAAAGGGTTCAGCGACATAACGGTGATGCCCTATTTCCTCTACATGGGCCTTCATGTGACTCAGGACCTCCCGGCTGAGATAGAGGAGGCGCAAAAGAGGCACCCTGGCATCAAGGTGACCTTGACGGAGAGCCTCGGATTCGATAGAAGGCTTGTGGACATAGCCCTGGAGCGTATCGACAGGAAGGGGGGAGGCGAGCCGCTGCAGGCGCCGGGCCAGCACCCCATCGAAAGGGAGAGCTTCAGGATAATAGGGACAGAGCTTGACGAGACGACGATCGCCCCTTTAGAGCTGCCGGTCGTTAAAAGGGTCGTGCACGCCACCGCGGATTTCGAGTACAGGGAACTTATAAGCTTTACGCCCGGGGCGATAGAGGCCGGAGCGGAGGCGATAAGGTCGGGGCGTAACATCATAACCGACGTAAAGATGATAGAGGCAGGGATAAGCATGGCGCGCCTTGCCCCGTACGGGTCGAAGGTATTCTGTTTTTCAGCTGACAGGGATGTCGCAGAGAAGGCCGCTTCCGGGAACACGACCAGGACGGCGGCCTCCATGAGAAAGGCAGCGGCCTTTATGGAAGGCGCCATAGTCGCTATCGGGAACGCGCCTACGGCGCTCATGGAGCTGTTGAAGATCGTAAAAGAGGGCGGGCCCAGGCCAGCGCTTGTCGTTGGCGTGCCGGTGGGTTTCGTGGGCGCGGCAGAGTCGAAGGAAGAGCTTGGCAGAAGCGGCCTGCCGCATATACTCATAAAGGGCAGAAAAGGCGGGAGCACGGTAGCCGTTGCGATAGTGAACGCCCTCGCCATAATCGCTTCCGAGGCGAAGGCCGGGGCGCGTTAGGCCGGGAGAGGATATAATAGAGTCCGTAAGGGAAAAGATATGCACATACCTGACGGATACTTGAGCCCCGGCACCTGCGCCGTCTTTTATGCCGCCATGGCCCCGGTCTGGTACTACGCTTCAAAGAGGGCCGAGAGGACTTTGAAGCTCCGGCAGCTCCCGCTACTGGGCCTTGGAGCCGCCTTCGCGTTCGTCATAATGCTCTTCAACATCCCCATACCAGGTGGCTCTTCCGGGCACATGGCAGGGGGCGCGATAGTAGCCATAGCGCTTGGCCCCTGGGCCGCGATAGTCGCGTTAAGCCTGACCCTTGCGCTTCAGGCCTTTCTTTTCGGTGACGGCGGGCTTACGACACTTGCGGCCAACTGCTTCAATATGGCCGTCATCATGAGCATCTCCGGGTACTATATCTACAGGGTGCTCGCCTTTGGCGCACCTGGCCCGGGCAGGAGGTTTTTAGCCGCCGCCGCGGCGGCGTACATAGCGGTAAACCTGGCGGCCCTTGCCGTCGCTGCCGAGCTCGGGGTCCAGCCCGGGCTTGCCCACGGGCCGGACGGCAGGCCGCTTTACGCGCCTTACCCGCTTTCCATAGCGGTCCCGGCGATGATGCTGCCGCATCTCCTCTTCTTCGGGCCGATAGAGGCTTTTGGGACCGCCCTTGTGGTCTCATATATCTACAGGATGAACCAGGGGCTCCTTTACGAAGGCGGCAAAGGCTCTTTAAGGCCGCTCTTTACGGCCCTTGCTATTTTGATCGTACTCACGCCGCTTGGGCTCCTGGCAACAGGCACGCCATGGGGCGAATGGGGGATCGATGAATTAAGAGGGCTTATCGGCTATGTGCCTGAAGGGATGGAAAGATACGGCGGAGGCCGGGCCGGGCTCTTCCCGGGATACAGCCTTCGCGGCGTTGAAGGCCCATACGGAGCGGCCATATACGCGCTCGCAGCCTTTTTAGGGAGCGTCCTTGTCGTTGCCGCGGTCTATATCTGGGGCAGGCTATGGAAGAGTTGAAGCTCCCGGAGTGGTTTAAGAAGAAAGATGGAGAGTGCCAAAGCGGGAGAGGCATTAAGCCTCATGGTTTTATAGAGCGTAACCTGGCAAGGTTCGCCAGCATCATAAAAGAGGTATTTACAACCGAGGAGTACGCCTCAAGAGGCGGGCTCCTTCAGAGGCTCGATGGCAGGGCGAAGCTCACGGGCTTCTTTCTACTCCTGGCAGCGGGGGCGATGACGGGAAGCGCCCTCTTCCTCTTTGGCGTACTTGTTGTCATAGCGGTACTTGCTTCTGTATCGAGGGTCGGGATAGCCCCCGTTGCGAAGAGGGTCTTCCCCTCGCTGGTCTTCACCTTCTTCCTTGTCCTGCCGGTTACTGTAAACGCGGTAACCCCGGGCAAGGAGCTATTCGGGTACAACGGGTTCGCGGTGACAAGGGAGGGGCTCTTAACCGGCGGCTTCTTTCTCCTGAGGGTGGTTGTGATGCTCTCGCTTACAGCCCTGCTGGCCCTCACGACCAGACAGTCGGACTTTTTCAAAGGGCTCGGCAGGCTTATTCCCGCGTTTTTCGTAACGGCCCTCTTCTTTACCTTCAGATATGCCGTGATCCTCATCAAGACCGCGGAGGACGCGACCATGGCACGGAAGTCGAGGAGCATAGGCAGGGCCGGGGTTACTGAATCGCAGAGCTGGTTTGCCTCAAGGGCCGCGCTGATACTGAAAAGGTCTTTCAGCATGGCCGACGAGGTCAACATGGCCATGATATCGAGGGGGTTTGCCGGGAAGGTCAGGACACCTCCGGCAGGGGCATTAGGGGCAAGAGACTACCTCTGGATAGGTTTTTCGAGCTTCGTCCTGTTTTTGTCCATAGGCACGTGAGGCGGCGATGGAAGAGATATACAGGGTCGAGGCCGTAAGCTTCGAGTACGGCGGCGGTCCAGCCCTTCGGGAGTTGAGCTTCAGCGTCGACAAGGGCGAATGCCTCGCCATTCTCGGCGCGAACGGGAGCGGTAAATCGACCCTCTTAAAGCTCCTGAACGGGCTTTTGTTCCCGACCTCAGGCATGATAAGCTTTACGGGCAAGCCCCTCGGCGAGGAGGCCCTTAAGGGGGAGTTCCTGAGGTGCTTTAGAGAGCGGGTTGGCTTCGTCTTCCCTGAGCCGGACGTTCAGCTTTTCTGCCCGACCGTATCGGATGAGCTTGCCTTCGGCCCTCTTCAGCTCGGCCTTAGGTATGAAGAGGCCGAAAAGAGGGCCGGTGAGCTATTAAAGATGCTCGGCCTGGAGGCGTTGAAGGCGAGAACGCCCTACTCGTTGAGCGGCGGCGAGAAGAAGAAGGTCGCCATAGCCTCGGTGCTGGCCATAAACCCGGAGGTGCTCCTCCTTGACGAGCCCACCAACGGCCTTGACCCCAGGACCCAGGTCTGGCTCCTTGAGCTTCTCAGAGAGCTGAAGAAGCTTAAAAAGACCATAATAATCGCGACACACGACTTAAGCCTCGCGGAGGACTTAAGCGATAGGGCGATAATCCTCGACGAGTCGCATCGGCTGGCGGCGGACTCTACGACGGCGAAGGCATTGAGGGACAAGGAGCTGCTCCTTTCCGCGAACATAATTCACGAGCACTCGCACAGGCACGGGGAGCTTACGCACAGGCACAGCCATGGGCCGTACTCCACCCATGACGAGCACGATTAGCGGGACTTGAGGGAGAAGAAGGTGATGTCGAAGAAGGCTGTTCTTGCGGTAGCGTTACTGCTTATGGCCCCGTGTTCCTTATGGGCTGCGGACCCCGAGGTGGAGGAGCTTAAAAAAAGGGTAGAGGAGCTTGAAAAGAGGTTGGAATGGCGGGTGGTGACCGATGAGCCCGGGCACAAGAAGATACATCCGGCCCACAGCCTCTACGGCCTTTCAGTTGGCGGAAGCGTTACCATAACGGCTCACGGGGCAAGCGGCGTTAAAGGTAGTACGCCAAGCGGAGAGGCGGCCATCTCGGCTGATCTGGCTATCGAGTCCCCGGTAGGGGACAGGGGCAGGGCTGTAGCCGTCTTCGACTTCCAGAAGGGGGCCGGCATGCAGGGGCTCCCGGCCTTCTTCACAGCCCCGAACAGCAACCCGAACGGCTATAACGCCGATATAGAGTCCTTCGATGATACGAGCCTCCACGCGACACAGGCATATTACGAGCATGAGCTTGACGGTGGCCTGACCGTCACTTTCGGCCAGCTTGACCTCACTGGATTTTTTGACGCAAACGAGTACGCGAATAACGAGAGGACGCAGTTCCTCGCGAATGTATTCGTGAATAACCCCGTCATAGAGTGGGGCGGCACGGATAACTTCTACGGCCCTGGCGCGAGGCTCAGTTGGGCGGCATCCGATACTGTCGGCGTGACGATAGGCGCTTTCGAAGGGGACGGCGACTATGTTGACACCTTCGACAGCCCGTTCCTCATGGCAGAGCTCGACCTCGCCCTCTCGCCCATGGGCAGGGGCGGCAATTACAGGATCTATTACTGGCAGAGGAATAAAAGGACTGCGGCCGACCAGCCGAACCTGGCCGACCCGGCTGACGCCGTTCTTATCAATGCCCGCAATAGCGGCATTGGCGTGAGCATCGACCAGCTTTTAACCGAGACGATCGGCATCTGGCTCCGGGCCGGGGTGCAAAGGGAGAAGGTAGCCCAGTTCGATAAAGCTATAAGTGGAGGCGTAGATATCTCGGGAGAGCTCCTCGGAAGGGCCAATGACCAGATCGGCATCGCCTACTCGGCGACCTTCATAGGCGACGGCTACGAGGATTATATAAGGGTCGCCGACCCGTCTTTTGACCCTGGGACAGAGCATTATGTGGAGGCCTACTACAGCTACGCTGTCTCCCATTCCGCCGCGGAACAGGGCTTTCACATAAGCCCGGACTTACAGTACGTCGTAAACCCTGGCGGCAACAAGGGGGCCGGCGATATGTTCATATACGGCATAAGGCTTCAGTCCTTTTTTTAAAGTCGAGGATAAGGGCTGATATTTAACGTCAATCAAAACGGAGGGGTAAAGATGGAAAGGATTCTTGAAAGAGGCGGTATGGATGCGCTTGTACCTGCAGTTGTTCTCGTGGCGCTCGCTTTCGCCATGGTAGTAATAGCGTTCGGGATGGAATCGGTCGCGCCCGGCGTGCATGACGCCCTGCACGACTTCAGGCATGTAATCGGCATGCCGTGCCACTGACGGAGGGCCCTTTTATGCTGTCTATCAAGGATAGTCTCAAGACAGGGGCTCTGGCCGGGGTCCTCTGGGGATGGCTCTGCTATCTCGCGAACTATTTTAGCGGGATATTCCCCTTTGAGTCGAGCTTTACGCAAAACCTTCTCTCCTTTACCTTCGGCGGAGCGGTCTTCGGCATCGTAACGGCCGGCCTCCTGGCTGTGCTCGGCGGCTTTCTGCCGTTCAGGCGCATGGTCTTCAAGGCCGTTTTCATATCCGTTACGTTATGGCTGGCCCTTAAGTTCGCGGGCGATATCCTGTCGATAATGGAGCCGGAGAGGTTCCACATGGTCATGCCTCAGGCGGTGCAGGGTATCCTTCTCGCGCTCGCGTTAGGGGCGATACTCGGCCTTCTTCTGGGAAGGGGCAGGCAAGCTGCCGCGGGAAATGCCTAAGGGACTGAGAAAAGGGTACACGACGGGCACTTGCGCCGCTGCCGGGGCAAAGGCAGCGGCGCTTTCGCTTCTCGGCTGCACACCATCGGGGCGCGTTTTCGTGACCCTTCCCAGGGGCGGGTCTATCGAGATCCCTGTAAAGTCCGTAGAGGTATCGGGCAGCCTGGCCAGGGCTGTCATCATAAAGGACGCTGGGGACGACCCTGACGTTACCAACGGAGCTGAGTTCGTTGCCGGAGTCGAGATAACCGGGGAGAACAGGGCGAGGCCTTCGGTGAGCATAAGGGGCGGCAAGGGCGTGGGCGTGGTCACAAAGCCCGGCCTCAAGATACCGCCGGGGCGCCCCGCCATAAACCCTGTGCCGCTTAATATGATAAGGAAGGCGGTCATCGAGGCCGCTTCCGCCTGTTCAAGCAAGGCCGCCTTCCGGGTGACGATATCGGTGCCAGATGGCGAAACGCTTGCCTTGAAGACCATGAACTCGAGGCTTGGCATCATCGGAGGCATCTCCATACTCGGCACCACCGGCATAGTCGAGCCCATGTCGCTCGAGGCCTATACCCATTCGATATCCTGCGGGGTGGATGTGGCCGTAGCCGCCGGCATCACTGAGGTCGTATTCTCCACCGGACGGTCTACCGAGAAGACCGTCGAGAAGATGCTCAAGCTCCCGCAGGCCGCCTATATACTTACGGGCGACCACATGAGCTATGCCCTGAGGGATGCCGCCAAAAGGAGCGGGCTTAAAAAAGTAACTGTGGCCGGGCAGTTCGGAAAGTTCAGCAAGCTCGCGGCAGGGCACTTCGAGACGCACTGCAGCGATTCTTCCATCGAGCTTGGTTTTCTCGCCGGCCTCTGCCGCGCCGCTGGCGCTACAGAGGAGCTGGCTCTGAGGGTGCAAGAGGCCAATACCGCGCGTGAGGTGTTTTTCATCCTCCGGGAAGCCGGGCTTGGCAAGGTAATAGACGAGGTCTGCCTGCTTGTCAGGAGGAATTCGGAGAAGATATTGGGCGAAGGCAAGACGGCTGCCGCTATACTTGCCGGTTATGGCGACGGAGAGGTGGCCTCAGGGTGTTGATAAGATGATATACGTGATCGGCATAGGCATACAGGGGAGGGCGAGCCTCCTTGAGAGGCCGCTTAAGATAATCCGGGAGGCGGGCCTCCTTGTAGGCGGCAGGAGGCACCTCGACGAGTTCCCTGAGGCAAACGCCGCAAGGGTGCCCCTCGGGAGCATCGATGAGGCGGCCCTGAAGATGGAGAGGCACCTGAAAAAGAGCGCTCGGCCGGTAGTAGTGCTCGCAACAGGCGACCCGCTCATCTTCGGCATAGGTTCTTTTATTATAAAAAGGTTCGGCAAGCGCGGGGTCGAGATAATTCCGAATGTAAGCGCTGTCCAGGAGGCCTTCTCGCGCATTAAAGAGGACCTGAACGGAGTCAAGATATTGAGCGTCCACGGCAGGCAGGCCGATTACGCCATGCTTGCCAATGATGCGAGGTCGAATGAGAAGCTCGCGCTATTTACAGACACGGAGAACACTCCCGCCAGGATATGCGGGGAGCTTGTGGAAAGAGGCATCTCCGGCTGCAGGGCGTTCGTCTGCGAGTCCCTCGGCCCGGGAGAGAAGATAAGGGAAGGGACGCTCGAAGCCGTATCAAGGTTCAAGTCCTTCGCACCGCTCAATATCCTCATCATCATTAATGATAAAAGACTCGTTGGCTCAAGTGTGGCCCCCGGCATACCCGACAGCCTCTTCGCCCATTCCGGCGGGATGATAACCAAAGAGGAGCTGAGGGTCATTTCCATTTCAAAGCTCGAACTTAAGTATGGCGATATCGTCTGGGACATAGGCGCCTGCTCAGGCTCTGTAGCCATAGAGGCAGGCCGCATAACCGGGCAGAGGGTCTTCGCGATAGAGCGGGACCGCAAACGCGTCAAGGACATCATTGAGAACAAAAGAAGGTTCGATAGCGTCGGCCTTGTCGTAGTAGAGGGTGAGGCCCCTGCTTCTCTCAAGGGGCTGCCGGCGCCTGACGCGGTCTTTGTCGGCGGCGGTGGAAAAGACATATCGAAGATACTCGCGGCTGCCCAAAGGCGGCTTAAGCCCAATGGGAGGATAGTGGTGAACGCGGTCACGATGGAGACGGCCTCGGCGGCCTTCGGGTTCTTCAAGAAAAAGGGATGGGAGCGGGAACTTGTGCTCGCCGGCATCTCAAAGGCCAGGAGCGTTGGAGACCTTAGCATGCTCTCCTCCCATAACCCGGTCTTCATAATAAAGGGGAAGAGATGCTTAAAGTAGGGACCTTTTACGGGGTAGGCGTCGGTCCGGGAGACCCGGAGCTTTTGACGCTAAAGGCGATCAATGTCATAAGGGGCGCGGGGGCGCTCGCGGTACCGAGGTCGGAGGCCGGCTCAGAGAGCGTCGCGCTCGCGATCGTCAGGAAGGCCGTTGACATAGACTCAAAGGAGCTTGTAGAGCTGCCGTTCCCGATGACAAAGGACCCGTCCGCCCTTCTGGCTTCGAGGAGGCAGGCCGCTACACTCATCTCAAAGAGGCTCGAAAGAGGCGCGGACGTGGCCTTCATAACGCTCGGAGATCCGCTTCTCTTCTCGACCTTCAGCTACCTCGTCCCGTTCGTAAAGGAGCTTTCGCCGGGGTCTCAAGTAAGGTCCGTGCCCGGCGTTACATCGTTTTCCGCGGCGGCTTCAAGGCTTGCCCTCCCTCTTGCGGAAACGGACGAGAGGGTTATAATCATACCTGCTGCCTATGAGCTTCAAAAGGTGCGAGAGGCCATCGGCGCCGCGGAGACCATTGTGCTCATGAAGGTGAACAGGGCCATAGACGCGTTGATAGAGCTACTGAGGGAAGCGGGCCTTCTTGAGAGGTCTACTCTGGTATCGAGGGTAGGCTGGCCTGAAGAGGAAGTAATAACCGACCTCGCGGGCCTTGCCGGAAAGCGGCTCGATTATTTTTCAACGATAATAGTAAGGAAAAATGGCTGACCAAAAGCGAAAACCTTCGACC
It includes:
- a CDS encoding precorrin-8X methylmutase: MQAPGQHPIERESFRIIGTELDETTIAPLELPVVKRVVHATADFEYRELISFTPGAIEAGAEAIRSGRNIITDVKMIEAGISMARLAPYGSKVFCFSADRDVAEKAASGNTTRTAASMRKAAAFMEGAIVAIGNAPTALMELLKIVKEGGPRPALVVGVPVGFVGAAESKEELGRSGLPHILIKGRKGGSTVAVAIVNALAIIASEAKAGAR
- a CDS encoding cobalt ECF transporter T component CbiQ: MEELKLPEWFKKKDGECQSGRGIKPHGFIERNLARFASIIKEVFTTEEYASRGGLLQRLDGRAKLTGFFLLLAAGAMTGSALFLFGVLVVIAVLASVSRVGIAPVAKRVFPSLVFTFFLVLPVTVNAVTPGKELFGYNGFAVTREGLLTGGFFLLRVVVMLSLTALLALTTRQSDFFKGLGRLIPAFFVTALFFTFRYAVILIKTAEDATMARKSRSIGRAGVTESQSWFASRAALILKRSFSMADEVNMAMISRGFAGKVRTPPAGALGARDYLWIGFSSFVLFLSIGT
- a CDS encoding nickel ABC transporter ATP-binding protein: MEEIYRVEAVSFEYGGGPALRELSFSVDKGECLAILGANGSGKSTLLKLLNGLLFPTSGMISFTGKPLGEEALKGEFLRCFRERVGFVFPEPDVQLFCPTVSDELAFGPLQLGLRYEEAEKRAGELLKMLGLEALKARTPYSLSGGEKKKVAIASVLAINPEVLLLDEPTNGLDPRTQVWLLELLRELKKLKKTIIIATHDLSLAEDLSDRAIILDESHRLAADSTTAKALRDKELLLSANIIHEHSHRHGELTHRHSHGPYSTHDEHD
- a CDS encoding cobalamin biosynthesis protein CbiD, which gives rise to MPKGLRKGYTTGTCAAAGAKAAALSLLGCTPSGRVFVTLPRGGSIEIPVKSVEVSGSLARAVIIKDAGDDPDVTNGAEFVAGVEITGENRARPSVSIRGGKGVGVVTKPGLKIPPGRPAINPVPLNMIRKAVIEAASACSSKAAFRVTISVPDGETLALKTMNSRLGIIGGISILGTTGIVEPMSLEAYTHSISCGVDVAVAAGITEVVFSTGRSTEKTVEKMLKLPQAAYILTGDHMSYALRDAAKRSGLKKVTVAGQFGKFSKLAAGHFETHCSDSSIELGFLAGLCRAAGATEELALRVQEANTAREVFFILREAGLGKVIDEVCLLVRRNSEKILGEGKTAAAILAGYGDGEVASGC
- a CDS encoding precorrin-2 C(20)-methyltransferase, with the protein product MLKVGTFYGVGVGPGDPELLTLKAINVIRGAGALAVPRSEAGSESVALAIVRKAVDIDSKELVELPFPMTKDPSALLASRRQAATLISKRLERGADVAFITLGDPLLFSTFSYLVPFVKELSPGSQVRSVPGVTSFSAAASRLALPLAETDERVIIIPAAYELQKVREAIGAAETIVLMKVNRAIDALIELLREAGLLERSTLVSRVGWPEEEVITDLAGLAGKRLDYFSTIIVRKNG